In the genome of Euwallacea fornicatus isolate EFF26 unplaced genomic scaffold, ASM4011564v1 scaffold_149, whole genome shotgun sequence, one region contains:
- the LOC136350185 gene encoding uncharacterized protein, whose amino-acid sequence MAVFKELRCLQINLDRRRVATDLLYQTIREQDIDVVLGQEPNQALKNVIRDNDDGAFIWLKSGMRAKSIHRDRGFVAVELGRFTLVSVYFSPNKTTGEFEAMINRLDNFVGGMDGRRVLIAGDFNAKCQIFGSGVRNAYGRVLEEFVEARELTPHNNGGEWTFGNKNGRSVIDVTMSGAIVARMGMEPKL is encoded by the exons GATCAATCTGGACAGAAGGCGGGTTGCTACCGACTTGCTGTACCAGACGATCAGAGAACAGGACATTGATGTCGTTCTGGGGCAGGAGCCTAACCAAGCCCTGAAGAATGTCATCAGGGATAATGACGATGGAGCGTTCATTTGGCTTAAAAGCGGGATGAGAGCGAAGTCGATCCACAGGGACCGGGGGTTCGTGGCGGTGGAACTGGGCCGATTTACGCTGGTCTCGGTATACTTCTCGCCGAATAAGACCACAGGTGAGTTCGAGGCCATGATTAATCGGTTAGATAATTTTGTAGGAGGCATGGACGGCAGGAGAGTCCTCATAGCTGGGGACTTCAATGCGAAATGCCAGATATTTGGTTCTGGCGTCAGGAATGCCTACGGGAGAGTCCTGGAGGAGTTCGTTGAAGCGAGAGAGCTCACCCCGCACAACAACGGGGGAGAGTGGACGTTCGGCAACAAGAATGGAAGATCTGTCATAGACGTAACTATGAGTGGCGCTATCGTAGCGCGCATG GGAATGGAACCGAAACTCTAG